taaaaaaataatcaagaaAGGATTGAAGCGAGAAACAATCGTCGGAGTGGCTCCGGCTCCGGAGGGGATCCTCCGGAGCCACTTCTAGTTGTAGATGAGTCAAAATAGGTCTTTCAACAGAAATTCACAACCATTTATAAATCGAGGCACATAAATATGGTTCCTAGTCGAATCGTTTTGGTTGAGTAGTTTAATTCGTTTGCGTTTTCGTAAGTTCTCCTGTTTTCCGGTTCCTTTTTTCGATTGTATAGTAttatattgattgattttattatacACAGCTGTTTAGGatttacgaaaaaaatcaaaaagatCAAGTTATACGTCATGAAACGGGAAACGCTGCCcaattagaaaaagaaaaaacatacacaaagaATCAAAAATAGCTGgtgctttaattttaaaagttttattaaatgATAATATCCCATGGTGCGGAACACATCGTGACAGCCATTTTGGTATGGGGCTAGTCCACTTTCATTTATTGGTTTTTCGTATTTACTGAAGTCTTGACTTAGGCTGCGTTTGGATGTTCATCAGAATCTGGCTCACACACTGCTCAcctgtccattttttttaatcgtctTGCTCTGCTCGACCAGACGCTGTGGCACCAACCATAAGCTATCGGCCATGGTTAGTAGCACGTTAGTGAGATGACAACACTGGACAGTCATACGCACTTGCGCACCGATATCGTTCTTGTCTAGTGGATGCAAAAAtctgaaacaaacaaagcatgtggaattgtaaatttaaaacGACAAATTGAAGCCGACAATCTATGGTGGAACTTACCTTGGTGGGAAGAACGAGGGCGCAATGATCCTTGCCACGTTTTGTTGGGTCATTTTATTGATGTGGTGATGCTCCACAACTCGGCGGAAGAAGTTGAGTAATTCCCGAAGCGTGTCTCGATTTTCGTCCGGTAGTAGCTGCCAAAGTATTGCCATCGCTTGATTTTGATCGTGTGAAGGTAGAACTGAGGGAGAGCAATACAAAACGTTTATCAATTTTAGGTGTTAACTTTCTCCCCTATTTAAAAAACGCTCGCCACT
This genomic window from Anopheles maculipalpis chromosome 2RL, idAnoMacuDA_375_x, whole genome shotgun sequence contains:
- the LOC126567403 gene encoding rho GTPase-activating protein conundrum-like, encoding MSTLFRKMTIRCLLYCFYKGRTSKKTEAMCNEIENYFYSMPEKIDSLIKNAPVHDLSALLKCWLRELPQPLLTNDLLHIFYQTNVLPSHDQNQAMAILWQLLPDENRDTLRELLNFFRRVVEHHHINKMTQQNVARIIAPSFFPPRFLHPLDKNDIGAQVRMTVQCCHLTNVLLTMADSLWLVPQRLVEQSKTIKKNGQVSSV